Proteins from one Triticum aestivum cultivar Chinese Spring chromosome 7A, IWGSC CS RefSeq v2.1, whole genome shotgun sequence genomic window:
- the LOC123151459 gene encoding aluminum-activated malate transporter 10, with protein sequence MAAGATAEREAGQSAGAEWRVDVPAVGEQDGVKGGRSWWWLLSWMAAPRDRVAAFGGMVWQVGADDPRRMVHGLKVALALAICSLFYYVHPLYDFTGGNAMWAVLTVVVVFEYTVGACLYKGLNRAAATLAGGALALGVHWVASQSGKELQPYVLTGSMFIMAAAATFSRFIPTMKAKFDYGVTVFILTYCLVSVSGYRADEVVFMAQQRLTTIAIGAFICFAVCTLVFPVWAGQELHVLVARNMDKLAAAAEGCVEDYFSGPAAVDAAAGERPARRALSAKSQGYKQVLNAKASEDSLANLAKWEPGHGKFGFRHPYGQYQKVGAAMRCCAYCIDALAACVGSEAQTPAHIKKHLAGTCLALGRHLATVLREASGCVTSMTRWDRLGLVAADMNATAQELRDKLRCLATVLEEGEDGSPEAEQEHDAVTELRTSPLMEALPLFSAASMLLEVCARAELVIGAVETLATTARFKKADHDEKAALDTEAPVPAASAGNPVDAHVPQEIHVKVAGEQEKTEAAQKAGASSGKAPRDQVGELIKVLMRRGSTKKWARGDTKVSPKPPQEFTVSVPSPRNRAAELAGHGPVLPSPRNRPAELAGHAPAVPTPRNRVAELGGHAPVAPSPRNRPVDLASHGGVVPSPRNRPMDFAAHAPSPRNRSILGMA encoded by the exons ATGGCAGCTGGGGCGACAGCTGAGCGAGAAGCCGGCCAGAGCGCCGGTGCTGAGTGGAGGGTGGACGTGCCGGCGGTCGGTGAGCAGGATGGCGTCAAGGGCGGGCGGTCGTGGTGGTGGCTCCTGTCGTGGATGGCCGCGCCGAGGGACAGGGTGGCCGCGTTCGGCGGTATGGTGTGGCAGGTCGGCGCGGACGACCCGAGGAGGATGGTGCACGGGCTCAAGGTGGCCCTCGCGCTCGCCATCTGCTCCCTCTTCTACTACGTCCACCCCCTCTATGACTTCACCGGCGGCAACGCCATGTGGGCCGTGCtcaccgtcgtcgtcgtcttcgAGTACACCGTCG GTGCTTGCTTGTACAAAGGCCTCAACAGAGCCGCGGCGACGCTGGCCGGGGGCGCGCTGGCCCTCGGCGTGCACTGGGTCGCCAGCCAGTCCGGCAAGGAGCTCCAGCCCTATGTCCTCACCGGCTCCATGTTTATCATGG CTGCGGCGGCCACCTTCTCTCGGTTCATCCCGACGATGAAGGCCAAGTTCGACTACGGCGTCACCGTCTTCATCCTCACCTACTGCCTCGTCTCCGTGTCGGGGTACCGCGCCGACGAGGTGGTGTTCATGGCGCAGCAGCGCCTCACCACCATCGCCATCGGCGCCTTCATCTGCTTCGCCGTCTGCACCTTGGTCTTCCCGGTCTGGGCGGGGCAGGAGCTCCACGTCCTCGTCGCGCGCAACATGgacaagctcgccgccgccgccgagggctGCGTCGAGGACTACTTCTCTGGCCCCGCCGCCGTCGACGCCGCCGCCGGGGAGAGGCCGGCGAGGCGGGCGCTCTCCGCCAAGTCACAGGGGTACAAGCAAGTGCTGAACGCCAAGGCGTCCGAGGACTCGCTGGCCAACCTGGCGAAATGGGAGCCCGGCCACGGCAAGTTCGGGTTCCGCCACCCGTACGGCCAGTACCAGAAGGTCGGCGCCGCCATGCGCTGCTGCGCCTACTGCATCGACGCCCTCGCCGCCTGCGTCGGCTCCGAGGCCCAGACGCCGGCACACATCAAGAAGCACCTCGCCGGCACCTGCCTCGCCCTGGGCCGACACTTGGCCACCGTGCTCCGCGAGGCGTCGGGCTGTGTCACGTCGATGACGCGGTGGGACCGCCTCGGGCTCGTCGCGGCGGACATGAACGCCACCGCCCAGGAGCTGAGGGACAAGCTGAGGTGCCTGGCCACGGTGCTGGAGGAAGGAGAGGACGGATCACCAGAGGCAGAGCAGGAGCATGACGCCGTAACGGAGCTGCGGACTTCGCCGCTCATGGAGGCGCTGCCGCTGTTCAGCGCCGCCTCCATGCTCCTGGAGGTCTGCGCGAGGGCGGAGCTGGTCATCGGCGCCGTCGAGaccctggccacgacggcgaggttCAAAAAAGCCGACCACGACGAGAAGGCGGCGCTGGACACCGAGGCGCCCGTGCCCGCCGCCTCCGCGGGCAACCCGGTCGACGCCCACGTACCGCAGGAGATACACGTCAAGGTCGCCGGTGAGCAGGAGAAGACGGAGGCGGCCCAGAAGGCAGGCGCGAGCTCCGGCAAGGCGCCGCGGGACCAGGTCGGGGAGCTGATCAAGGTGCTGATGCGCCGGGGGAGCACCAAGAAGTGGGCGCGCGGCGACACCAAGGTGAGCCCCAAGCCGCCCCAGGAGTTCACTGTGAGCGTGCCCAGCCCGCGGAACCGCGCGGCGGAGCTCGCGGGGCACGGGCCGGTGCTGCCCAGCCCCAGGAACCGGCCGGCGGAGCTCGCCGGGCACGCGCCGGCGGTGCCCACCCCGAGGAACCGCGTGGCGGAGCTCGGCGGGCACGCGCCCGTGGCGCCCAGCCCCAGGAACCGGCCCGTGGACCTCGCGAGCCATGGAGGCGTCGTGCCCAGCCCAAGGAACCGCCCCATGGACTTCGCCGCGCACGCCCCCAGCCCGCGGAACCGTTCCATACTTGGGATGGCCTGA